GAAGCAGCATGAGCACGATACCCTTAACCATCAAACCTAGATACATATGACCAACACCCGGAATTAGAAAGGCCAGTAAGCCGGCAATCCACTTCCTTCTTCGGCCCACCTGTTTACTAGGCTCTTGCGAATAGGCTGGTGGGGTTCCAAAGCCCCCCTGCCATTGCTCCTGTCTAGCTCCTTGAGTATTAAACCCCGGAGCTGGTGGCAATGGATAACCCTTGCTGTTGCTCTCATCCGACTCTATCATCTTCCCTACCTCCGACTCTACTATTCCGCTGTAACAGACCTAATTCCATTAATCCGGTTAAGCTCATCCGCTATTACAATTAAAAGCTCCCTATGGGGGAGTACGACCGATATCATTATTCTTTGAGCTTGAAGATCTGATCCCATTGGAGTAGCTTCTATGTCAAGGAAACGAACCTTGATCAATTTAACTCCATGCTGTGTCAATACGCTTTGAAAGGATTCCACATAAGAAGTGTCTGACGAAGCGGTTAAAATAAATGTACATTCCTTACGATTATTGACATATCGCTTCTCTACAATGTTTAACCCCCATAAGATGAGAAGAACCATAGCCGCGGAAAGAACAGCTGGCAAGTAAAATCCAGCGCCTACTGTGAGCCCCACAGCCATAACAACCCAGATGGAGGCAGCTGTAGTTAAGCCCGTAATTGATTTGCCAGTAAATAAAATAGTCCCCGCTCCCAAGAAGCCAACACCCGTAATCACTTGAGCGGCAAGGCGAGCAGGATCCAATCGAACATTCGGCTCACCTACGAAATCTGCAAATCCGTACATGGAAAGGATCATAAGCAAACAGGAGCCCAAGCAAACCAATGTATGAGTCCGTAAGCCAGCCGCATGGTTTTTGCGCTCTCTTTCAAAACCAACAAGCCCACCAAGTACAACAGATAAAAATAAACGTAACACAAGATGAGTGTTCTCTATAACCCAAGGATTATGCATAAATATCCCTTCTAACTATTTTTATAGTATCATATTGGAATTTGGCCAAACAATGGTTTGGGGACGGGGATAAACCTAGGCTGAGGTCTGAGTTGACAGGAAAAATGAATGTTAGCAGGGTGGACGAACTAGACTTACCATCTGGATGCCTTGAACAGGCTTGAATGTCTCTGCAAGCTCAAAACCGAAACGCTTATACATGTGAATGGCGGGTAGATTACGGATCTCTGCTGTTACGGACCAGGTTGGAGTGACATCATTCCTCTGATTTAATATATACGCCATTAGTAAACTCCCTATCCCTTGGCGAAAATAATTAGGGTGAACCATCATCCTACAAATGGAATAAAAACCGACCTTATCTTGCTGATAAGAAACGACGCCTATAAGATCTCCATCCTTGTCACGGTATCCCCAGAATGTTTCTTTACAAGCCTGAAGATCTTTGACCGTATCTAGAAGGGGAGGCAAATCAGCCACACCAATCAATGCAGCCTCTACTCGATAAGCATGATGCTGCAGAGACCAGATTTCCTCCGCAATCTCCCATTGCCTGATATCCAATGAAACAATTCCAGCTTCTATTGCAGCCACCTCCTCTTCTCAATTAACACGGCTTCATCGTCATTTATAAAACGACAAACCCGCTAGTAGCGAATTTGCCGTTTTCCTTACTATTTATGCATTCAAACGATCAATCAGTAGCTTGTTAACGAGTCCTGGATTTGCTTTGCCCTTCGTTTCCTTCATAATCTGACCCACGAGGAAACCAATGGCTTTCTCCTTACCGTTTCGGAAATCTTCTACCGATTGCGGATTAGCCGCAATAATGGCATCAACGATCGATAGTATCGCGCCTTCATCACTGATTTGCACCAAACCTTGCTCTTCAACGATTTGTTGCGGCGATTTACCCGTTTCGATCAAGGCCTTGAAGACGGTTTTAGCAATTTTGTTGCTTATCGTGCCCTTCTCGATTAATTGAATCATCTCACCTAAGCCGTGACCTGTAAGTTTAACGTCAGCAAGCTCCAAGCTATTAGCATTCAAATAACCGAGTAATTCTCCCATGATCCAGTTAGCGGAAGCTTTCGCATCGCTTGTATACTTAAGGCTTTCTTCGAACAAATCAGCCAGTTTCATTGAAGCAGTTAGAACACTGGCATCATACGAAGACAACCCATATTGTTGAATATATCTAGCTTGACGAGCATCTGGTAGCTCTGGAATAGAAGCTTGAACACGCTCACGCCATTCGGAATCAATATGCAGTCTTACTAAGTCCGGATCAGGGAAATAGCGGTAATCATGAGCTTCTTCCTTACTCCGCATGCTTATCGTCTTACCTTGACCTTCATCCCAGCGCCTAGTTTCCTGCACGACTACTCCGCCGCCATCAAGCACCTCAGCTTGACGAATTTCTTCATACTCTAAGCCGCGTTGAACACCTCTGAAGGAGTTCATGTTCTTCAATTCCGCACGAGTACCGAATTTCTCTTGCCCATACGGACGAATGCTTATATTAGCGTCACAGCGTAAGCTGCCTTCTTCCATCTTCACATCGGAAACGTCGCAATATTGCATAATCGCTCTGAGCTTCTCCAAATAAGCTTTTGCTTCCTCAGGCGAACGGATATCAGGCTCCGACACGATTTCCACAAGAGGTGTGCCCACGCGATTAAAGTCTGCTAAGGTGCCGAATCCCCCGTCGATATGTGTCAGCTTACCTGCATCCTCCTCTAGATGAAGGCGGGTAATACCAATTCGTTTCGTCTGACCATTCACTTCAATGTCAATCCAGCCATTCTCGCCGATCGGCTGGTCGAATTGTGAAATTTGATAAGCCTTAGGCGAATCGGGATAAAAATAGTTTTTCCGATCGAATTTGCACCATTCAGCAACCTGGCAATTAATAGCCATGGCTGCTTTCATAGCATATTCCACCGCTTGACGGTTTAATACGGGTAATACGCCGGGATGGCCTAAGCATACCGGGCAAGTGTGAGTATTAGCTGGTGCTCCAAAAGAAGTCGAGCATCCACAGAAAATTTTGGATTTCGTATGCAGCTCAACGTGTACTTCAAGACCGACTACCGTTTCATATTTGGACATATTGTGCTCCTCCTAAGACAGAGCCGGACGCAGGTTGTGAAACCCGGTTTGGCTTTCGAATGCGTGCGCCGCTCTCAGAACCGTCTGCTCATCAAACGGCTTACCGATAATTTGCAGTCCAACAGGTAAACCTTCTGCTGTTCCGCAAGGTACGCTAATTGCAGGCACACCCGCCAAGCTGACGGGGATCGTGCATATATCATTTAAATACATCGTAAGCGGATCTCCAACCTGCTCGCCCAATTTGAAAGCCGTTGTCGGGGCAGTTGGTCCAATAATGAGATCATACTTCTCAAACACTTGATCAAAGTCTTGCTTGATCAAAGTACGTACTTGCTGGGCTTTCTTATAATAAGCGTCATAATATCCAGAGCTAAGCGCATAAGTACCTAACATGATCCTGCGCTTTACTTCTGCTCCGAATCCTTCGCTGCGAGAACGACGATACAGATCAAGCAGGTTCGACGGATTATCAGCACGCACACCATAACGCACACCATCAAAACGAGCCAGGTTGGAGGATGCTTCCGAGGAAGCGAGCAAATAATAAGTCGCAATTGCGTATTCTGTGTGCGGCAGGGATACTTCTTCCCATACAGCGCCGAGTGATTCGAACACTTTTAAAGCTTCAAGCACACGTTCCTTCACTTGGGGATCGATTCCTTCTCCCAAATATTCTTTAGGAACACCAATTCGCAAGCCCTTAACATCACCTGTCAATGCAGACAAATAATCGGGGATCTCAACATTGGCTGAAGTGGTATCTCTGTCGTCGTGACCTGCAATAGCTTGCAAAACATAAGCAGAATCTTCAACATTTTTCGTAATCGGTCCGATCTGATCAAGTGACGAAGCAAATGCCACAAGCCCAAACCGGGAAACAAGACCGTATGTCGGCTTCAATCCAACGACGCCACAGTAAGCAGCTGGCTGACGGATTGATCCACCAGTATCGGAGCCAAGTGTAAAATAAACCTGTCCAGCAGCAACCGCTGCCGCAGATCCACCACTTGATCCACCTGGTACACGTTCAAGATCCCATGGGTTACGCACAGCACGGTACGCCGAATTTTCGTTGGACCCTCCCATAGCGAATTCGTCCATGTTCAGCTTGCCGATTGTAATCGATTGTGCGTCACGAAGCTTAGATACAACAGTCGCATCATAAATGGGATCATAGTTTTCCAGAAATTTGCTACCGCATGTTGTACGAAGGCCTTCAGTAACAATATTGTCCTTAATTCCTGCTGGGATACCGAACAATAAACCGCGATTTCCGCCTGCTGCAAGCTGTGCATCCAAAGCTAATGCTTCCTTACGTGCTCCCGCTTCATTCAAAGTAAGAAAAGCACCTATTTTGTCATCCGAGTCAGAAATCTGCTTAATGGAATGCTCCACTAGCTCAGCAACGGATAATTGTTTATTCTGAAGACGATTATGTATCTCTGATAGTCTCAAATCAAAAACCGACATTCTAAGTCCTCCTAATCTTTATTCCAAAACCGCAGGTACCTTGAAATGGCCGTCCTCATCTTCCGGAGCATTGAGAAGTACTTTCTCAATCGGCAGGGAAGGCTTCACCTTGTCATCTCTCATGACGTTAGCGAGGGGCAACACATGGCTTGTTGGCTCTATGCCGTCTGTATCCAGTTGATTCAATTTTTCCGCATATTTAAGAATAGCGTTTAATTGTCCCTCAAATTGTTCCTTCTCTTGTTCCGACAGCTCTAGACGCGCCAAATTCGCAACGTGCTCTACATCATTTCTAGTAATGCTCATACTTGTACTGACCTCCTTGAATCCACAATTCTGCTCATTCTTTTCATTATATCGGACAAACTAAGGGAACTCAATGAATCAATGCAGCTTGACTCTATAGAGAAATGGGTAAAATAACAGCGTACACCTATTTGTTAGGAGGAAATTGTATGCCCCGCTACCACAACTGTAAGTCTTCCACACCTTTACGGGACCATGGCTTGGTCGAGTTCGCCGCAGAAAATCCAGTTGAGCGAACCTTGTTACGTAAAGCGATATATGATGCAGCTGAACCCGAGGATTTGCCCCTAAATGTCGGGTACCATAATCAACAGCAATTACTCCAGTTAATGAGTAAGCTCCAGAAGCAATTATCGAGCTCTACTGCCCAAGATGTGAATTGCCGTATCTCTTACGCGAATGACCTGAATCAAGCGGAAGAAAATGAACCTGACGATGATAATCAAGGTTGGCATTCTCTGTCTCAGCTTTTTGGAGAAGTTAACGGTAGGAGTGTTTCGGACTATATATTGCATCACACCTTTACCTCCCATTTGCAGCCCATTGTACAACCCAGCGGTAAAATTATGGGATACGAATTTCTACTGCGCCCGTTGCCGGAGCAAATGCCTTTCAGACCAGCGGAGCTATTCGAGAAAGCTCGGAAGATCGGGCAGCATTCCTTTCTCGATCGGGAGGCCAGACATTCTGCCATTCGCCTTAGCGCTGCTCATCTTGAGAAGGGAATGAAGCGTTTCATTAACTTCCTACCCTCCTCGCTTCATAGCCCCTATTCTAGCCTTAAGGACACCTTTGAGTTGATGAAGGAAACCGGAACAGATCCAAGCGATTATGTATTTGAAGTGATTGAATCCGAGCCTCTGGATGACCCCGAGCTGTTGAAAATATTTGATGTGTATCGACAACAGGGGGTTCTACTTGCACTAGATGACGTTGGAACGGGTTTTGCAACCTTGGATACCGTAGAGCGACTACAGCCTGACTATGTAAAAATGGATCGAAAGTGGGTAAGCGGCTGCGACAAGGATGAAGGGAAGCAGCGTTACATCGACAATCTGCTTAATCGTGTTTCTCGCTTTCATGGCATTGTGTTAGCAGAAGGCGTGGAGAGGCAGGAGGAATGGGACTACGTCAGAAGGGCGGGTGTTTCCTTGTTCCAAGGTTACTTGTTTGGGCGTGCCTCTCCCGTTCCAGCTGCAGTTAGAGTGTAAATAGAAAAAGAGGTGTGTTACAAAGATTAAAGCATCCCTGTAATACACCTCTTACGTTTGCATGTGAAGCATTTTTTAAGAAAAATAGCTCGTTATTGAAAATCATCAAATCCATGCCTTCAAGTTAACTTGACGAATGAACTCATCACGAGTCAGCACTTCTTTGCTTGTTTCTTCTTCAATCGGCTGTTCCTCTTCTTTACCGCCATTCATGATTCTCTTGAATAGCTCTTCATTTCTAGTAACCAATGCGTAGTCAATGAGTGCCTCTCTCTCGATACGGTCCACCTCAAGCTCTAGCAAAGTTTCTTCTAATTCAATATCCTCGCAGGGCACATAAAACTGTCTATTAGCTTTTGGTACACGAATAATATAATCGAAAGCACTATCGTTATTACGGTCATACGCGATAACAAAGCCATATTCGCCTATAGGCAAATTCTGCTCGAACCGGTCATCCACGATAATGATTTTTTCCCCCAGCTTCAGCATACCGATTCTCCCCTTCTCTATGCATACTTTAGTAATACTTATATCCTACTAAAAAAGTATCACACTATGCAAATGGTGTCACATGGGGGGATATGGAATAGGTTTACTCTATGCTTCTCCTTAACCCTCTAACTGCCACTATCATAAGTAAAATGATACTTGCAGCTGCGGTTAAAGCTGAGCCAATCCAGCTCGAGAAATCTCCCATTGTGAGACGGGAAACAGCCTCCATGCCTAAACCAGAGGGTAACCATGATAGATCCCGTTCAAACAATCCACGGATCAACTGCATTAAAGTCGCGCTTCCGATGGCAACGAATGCCGCAGCAGCAGGAGATCGAAGCCAAGCACTGGCTGCAATGGCAATAGTTCCTACGAATACAAGCCAGCAATAATAGAGGAGTGCAGAAAATAAAGCGTCTCCTACATTGGGGTATCCGATTAAGAGATTCGTATAATACCATGCTCCTCCATACCCCAAACCGAAGGATAATCCGACAGTTATGATTAGCATGACCCATTTAGAGGCTACGTAAGCGAATGGAGAAACAGGTTTGACAAGAATCCACGCCGCTGTCCCGCTTCTTCTTTCACTAGATATCGTACCCATAAAAGCTAGACAAATCGCCAGTAAGCCTATTAATCCGAAGTTTCCCAGTGCTTGGCCTAGTACCTCTCCCGGCTTAGGTATCGGAAGCTGTATGATTGCACCTTCAGGAAGATTGCCTGCTGAGGCAATAATTTCCGGCATAAATTTCGCCGAAATCGGCTGTAACAAGCCTAGCAAAACAAACACCGCCGGCAACCATATCAATTTGGCGGTGCGAACCGCCTCACGCCATTCTTTGTGAAGCAAAATACGAAAGCCGTTCATATTTGCACCGCCTCAACAAACCATTGCTCTAATGATTTTCGGCTAACCTCGAATGTTTGAAGCTTTATTCCTTCATCTATTGCGCTACGCAAAACCTTCTCACGTACGTGGTCAATGTCGCCTGTTTGGATGTTACATTGAAAGCTTTCCCTCCCGACCTTAAGGACTCCCGAAATTCGGCTCAGCCCTTCTAACCATTGATCAGCAGCTTCATTTTCCTCTATAACGATCTTTAAGTACGGATGCCCTGCATTTCTGCGTAGCTGGTTCATCTCTCCTTGGATGATTACCTGCCCTTTATTCATTAAGATCAAATCGTCGCACACCTGCTCTGCATCATGAAGAACATGCGTTGAAAGCAAAATCGTCATCTCTTGTTTCCACGACTCCAGCATCTTTAATACATCGCGCCTTCCGATAGGATCCAATGCGGACACTGGCTCATCCAATATGAGTAGGCGGGGACGATGAACGACTGCCTGAGCTAAGCCCAATCGTTGCTTCATTCCTCCCGAATAACCAGACACACGTCTGTTCGCTGCTTCTTCTAATCCCGACATCTCAAGCAACTCTCTACTTCGATTCTCTGCCTCTGTTTTGGACAAGCCACATAGTCTACCTGCGGTCACTATCGTTTCGTGTCCTGTCATCCAACCGAAAAACGATGGACTTTGCGGAAGAAATCCCATCCATCGCCGCCGATCATTGTCCAATCCTTCTTTAAAAGAAAGCTTCCCAGATGTCGGTTCGAGTAGACCTGCCAATATAGACAGTGTTGTCGTTTTACCTGCGCCATTAGGTCCTAGCAACGCAATACATCGACGCTCACCAACACTAAAGCTTACTTCTCTGAGCACAGCTTTTGCCCCATA
This portion of the Cohnella abietis genome encodes:
- a CDS encoding MgtC/SapB family protein produces the protein MHNPWVIENTHLVLRLFLSVVLGGLVGFERERKNHAAGLRTHTLVCLGSCLLMILSMYGFADFVGEPNVRLDPARLAAQVITGVGFLGAGTILFTGKSITGLTTAASIWVVMAVGLTVGAGFYLPAVLSAAMVLLILWGLNIVEKRYVNNRKECTFILTASSDTSYVESFQSVLTQHGVKLIKVRFLDIEATPMGSDLQAQRIMISVVLPHRELLIVIADELNRINGIRSVTAE
- the gatA gene encoding Asp-tRNA(Asn)/Glu-tRNA(Gln) amidotransferase subunit GatA; protein product: MSVFDLRLSEIHNRLQNKQLSVAELVEHSIKQISDSDDKIGAFLTLNEAGARKEALALDAQLAAGGNRGLLFGIPAGIKDNIVTEGLRTTCGSKFLENYDPIYDATVVSKLRDAQSITIGKLNMDEFAMGGSNENSAYRAVRNPWDLERVPGGSSGGSAAAVAAGQVYFTLGSDTGGSIRQPAAYCGVVGLKPTYGLVSRFGLVAFASSLDQIGPITKNVEDSAYVLQAIAGHDDRDTTSANVEIPDYLSALTGDVKGLRIGVPKEYLGEGIDPQVKERVLEALKVFESLGAVWEEVSLPHTEYAIATYYLLASSEASSNLARFDGVRYGVRADNPSNLLDLYRRSRSEGFGAEVKRRIMLGTYALSSGYYDAYYKKAQQVRTLIKQDFDQVFEKYDLIIGPTAPTTAFKLGEQVGDPLTMYLNDICTIPVSLAGVPAISVPCGTAEGLPVGLQIIGKPFDEQTVLRAAHAFESQTGFHNLRPALS
- a CDS encoding ATPase, coding for MLKLGEKIIIVDDRFEQNLPIGEYGFVIAYDRNNDSAFDYIIRVPKANRQFYVPCEDIELEETLLELEVDRIEREALIDYALVTRNEELFKRIMNGGKEEEQPIEEETSKEVLTRDEFIRQVNLKAWI
- a CDS encoding EAL domain-containing protein, which translates into the protein MPRYHNCKSSTPLRDHGLVEFAAENPVERTLLRKAIYDAAEPEDLPLNVGYHNQQQLLQLMSKLQKQLSSSTAQDVNCRISYANDLNQAEENEPDDDNQGWHSLSQLFGEVNGRSVSDYILHHTFTSHLQPIVQPSGKIMGYEFLLRPLPEQMPFRPAELFEKARKIGQHSFLDREARHSAIRLSAAHLEKGMKRFINFLPSSLHSPYSSLKDTFELMKETGTDPSDYVFEVIESEPLDDPELLKIFDVYRQQGVLLALDDVGTGFATLDTVERLQPDYVKMDRKWVSGCDKDEGKQRYIDNLLNRVSRFHGIVLAEGVERQEEWDYVRRAGVSLFQGYLFGRASPVPAAVRV
- the gatC gene encoding Asp-tRNA(Asn)/Glu-tRNA(Gln) amidotransferase subunit GatC → MSITRNDVEHVANLARLELSEQEKEQFEGQLNAILKYAEKLNQLDTDGIEPTSHVLPLANVMRDDKVKPSLPIEKVLLNAPEDEDGHFKVPAVLE
- a CDS encoding ABC transporter ATP-binding protein, producing the protein MNLLTTERLTHNYGAKAVLREVSFSVGERRCIALLGPNGAGKTTTLSILAGLLEPTSGKLSFKEGLDNDRRRWMGFLPQSPSFFGWMTGHETIVTAGRLCGLSKTEAENRSRELLEMSGLEEAANRRVSGYSGGMKQRLGLAQAVVHRPRLLILDEPVSALDPIGRRDVLKMLESWKQEMTILLSTHVLHDAEQVCDDLILMNKGQVIIQGEMNQLRRNAGHPYLKIVIEENEAADQWLEGLSRISGVLKVGRESFQCNIQTGDIDHVREKVLRSAIDEGIKLQTFEVSRKSLEQWFVEAVQI
- the gatB gene encoding Asp-tRNA(Asn)/Glu-tRNA(Gln) amidotransferase subunit GatB yields the protein MSKYETVVGLEVHVELHTKSKIFCGCSTSFGAPANTHTCPVCLGHPGVLPVLNRQAVEYAMKAAMAINCQVAEWCKFDRKNYFYPDSPKAYQISQFDQPIGENGWIDIEVNGQTKRIGITRLHLEEDAGKLTHIDGGFGTLADFNRVGTPLVEIVSEPDIRSPEEAKAYLEKLRAIMQYCDVSDVKMEEGSLRCDANISIRPYGQEKFGTRAELKNMNSFRGVQRGLEYEEIRQAEVLDGGGVVVQETRRWDEGQGKTISMRSKEEAHDYRYFPDPDLVRLHIDSEWRERVQASIPELPDARQARYIQQYGLSSYDASVLTASMKLADLFEESLKYTSDAKASANWIMGELLGYLNANSLELADVKLTGHGLGEMIQLIEKGTISNKIAKTVFKALIETGKSPQQIVEEQGLVQISDEGAILSIVDAIIAANPQSVEDFRNGKEKAIGFLVGQIMKETKGKANPGLVNKLLIDRLNA
- a CDS encoding ABC transporter permease; the encoded protein is MNGFRILLHKEWREAVRTAKLIWLPAVFVLLGLLQPISAKFMPEIIASAGNLPEGAIIQLPIPKPGEVLGQALGNFGLIGLLAICLAFMGTISSERRSGTAAWILVKPVSPFAYVASKWVMLIITVGLSFGLGYGGAWYYTNLLIGYPNVGDALFSALLYYCWLVFVGTIAIAASAWLRSPAAAAFVAIGSATLMQLIRGLFERDLSWLPSGLGMEAVSRLTMGDFSSWIGSALTAAASIILLMIVAVRGLRRSIE
- a CDS encoding GNAT family N-acetyltransferase translates to MAAIEAGIVSLDIRQWEIAEEIWSLQHHAYRVEAALIGVADLPPLLDTVKDLQACKETFWGYRDKDGDLIGVVSYQQDKVGFYSICRMMVHPNYFRQGIGSLLMAYILNQRNDVTPTWSVTAEIRNLPAIHMYKRFGFELAETFKPVQGIQMVSLVRPPC